From one Bacteroidales bacterium genomic stretch:
- the dapA gene encoding 4-hydroxy-tetrahydrodipicolinate synthase → MAEKNIFKGTGVAMITPFKRDGELDIDHLVIHTNRLIDQGIAYLVVLGTTAETPTLSAGEKEDVIRSVKDTCGGRVPLMLGVGGNDTREVIEAVRRANSLGIQGILSVSPYYNKPSQEGIYQHYASIASVTELPVMLYNVPGRTGSNISAKTVLRLASDFGGIITGVKEASGDLEQVMEIIQNRPEKFLVVSGDDAITLPMIAAGGDGAISVIGNAYPALTSLLVSAALDGSYEKARELHYMLFPMIKAIFKEGNPTGVKAAMEIRGWIENTVRLPLIPATAALQEEIALLDRKLY, encoded by the coding sequence ATGGCTGAAAAAAATATTTTCAAAGGTACCGGCGTGGCGATGATTACCCCTTTTAAAAGGGATGGAGAGCTTGATATCGACCATTTAGTGATTCATACCAACAGATTAATTGATCAGGGAATTGCTTACCTGGTAGTGCTGGGCACAACAGCCGAGACCCCAACCCTTTCGGCCGGAGAGAAGGAGGATGTCATCCGCAGCGTAAAAGATACCTGTGGTGGAAGAGTACCCCTGATGCTGGGTGTCGGCGGAAATGATACCAGGGAAGTCATTGAGGCAGTCAGGAGAGCAAACAGTCTTGGGATACAAGGAATACTGAGTGTCTCCCCCTACTATAACAAGCCTTCCCAGGAAGGCATTTACCAGCACTATGCTTCCATTGCGTCTGTTACTGAACTGCCGGTAATGCTCTACAATGTACCGGGAAGGACCGGTTCTAATATATCAGCGAAGACCGTCCTCAGACTTGCATCAGATTTCGGGGGAATTATCACGGGAGTTAAGGAGGCTTCGGGCGATCTGGAACAGGTGATGGAAATCATTCAGAACCGTCCCGAAAAATTCCTTGTAGTTTCGGGCGATGACGCGATTACCCTGCCCATGATTGCAGCTGGCGGCGACGGAGCTATCAGTGTTATAGGGAATGCATACCCGGCACTTACTTCTCTCCTGGTGTCTGCCGCCCTGGATGGCTCCTATGAAAAGGCCCGGGAACTGCACTACATGCTTTTCCCGATGATAAAGGCCATATTTAAGGAAGGAAATCCTACAGGAGTTAAAGCTGCCATGGAGATCCGCGGATGGATTGAGAATACGGTCAGGCTCCCCTTAATTCCTGCCACGGCTGCACTGCAGGAGGAGATTGCTCTGCTGGACCGAAAACTTTATTAA
- the ligA gene encoding NAD-dependent DNA ligase LigA codes for MTPDQAKIRIEELRKVLYRHNYLYYVKAEPGISDFEYDLLIKELQGLESDFPQFDDENSPSRRVGSDLNREFQSFSHRYPMLSLGNTYNKEELHEFDQRVRKVVGEKVSYFCELKYDGVAVALTYRNGRLFRALTRGDGTRGDEVTHNIRTIRSIPLQLMSNNVPPDFEIRGEVILPARGFKKLNEERIKNGEAPFANPRNAASGTLKMQNSSLVARRPLECLFYYIPGEQQLFESQHESLNAARSWGFNVPEYNVMAPSMDEVFDFIAYWEEERVSLPFEIDGVVIKVDSIPLQKQLGFTAKTPRWAISYKFRAEQAISRLLSVDFQIGRTGAVTPVANLEPLQLAGTTVKRASLHNADQIALLDIRLGDYLYVEKGGEIIPKIVGVNKELRDVFSEDFRFITACPECGSTLIRHEDEAAFYCPNTTGCPPQIKGRIEHFISRKAMEINAAEATIDLLFRKGLVSDVSDLYTLRIGQIAELERFGEKSARKLIQSIMNSRKVPFPRVLYSLGIRYVGETVARKLAEAFLSMDALMKAGQDSLEQVDEIGERIAKSILSYFSDEKNRQLVERLKSAGLQMEMKSMAGPSSEILKGKSFVISGIFSGHSREELKKIIEQNGGKNSGSISAKTDYLLAGENMGPGKYQKAQNLGIPIISEEQFMDMLTR; via the coding sequence ATGACCCCGGACCAGGCGAAAATAAGGATTGAGGAATTAAGGAAAGTGCTGTACCGGCACAACTACCTGTACTATGTAAAAGCTGAACCAGGTATTTCTGATTTCGAATATGACCTGCTGATTAAGGAATTGCAAGGCCTGGAATCCGATTTTCCACAGTTCGATGATGAAAACTCTCCATCGCGTCGGGTAGGCAGTGATCTGAACAGGGAATTCCAATCGTTCAGTCACCGCTATCCCATGCTTTCGCTGGGAAACACCTATAATAAAGAGGAACTTCACGAATTTGACCAGCGAGTCAGGAAGGTAGTCGGTGAGAAGGTCTCCTATTTCTGTGAGCTCAAATATGACGGGGTGGCAGTGGCCCTCACATACCGTAACGGCAGACTGTTCAGGGCTCTCACCAGGGGCGATGGCACCCGGGGTGATGAGGTCACCCATAATATCCGCACGATTCGAAGTATCCCCCTCCAGCTAATGAGCAATAATGTTCCTCCCGATTTTGAGATCAGAGGAGAGGTCATTCTTCCTGCCCGTGGCTTTAAGAAACTGAATGAGGAACGGATAAAGAACGGGGAAGCTCCCTTTGCCAATCCGCGTAATGCAGCATCCGGAACCTTGAAAATGCAGAACTCTTCCCTGGTGGCCCGGCGCCCCCTCGAGTGCCTGTTCTACTATATTCCCGGAGAACAGCAGCTGTTTGAATCCCAGCATGAAAGCCTGAATGCTGCACGATCCTGGGGTTTTAATGTACCTGAGTACAATGTAATGGCCCCTTCCATGGACGAAGTGTTTGACTTTATCGCTTACTGGGAAGAGGAACGGGTCAGCCTGCCCTTTGAGATTGACGGGGTGGTGATCAAAGTAGATTCCATTCCACTGCAGAAACAGCTGGGTTTTACCGCTAAAACCCCGCGCTGGGCCATCTCCTATAAATTCAGGGCCGAGCAGGCCATCTCCCGCTTACTATCCGTTGATTTTCAAATAGGCCGTACCGGTGCGGTTACACCGGTTGCCAACCTGGAGCCCTTACAACTGGCCGGCACCACCGTGAAGCGGGCCTCCCTGCATAACGCAGATCAGATTGCCCTGCTTGATATCCGTTTGGGTGATTATTTGTATGTAGAGAAGGGCGGAGAAATTATTCCGAAGATTGTAGGGGTGAATAAAGAGCTCAGGGATGTCTTTAGTGAGGACTTTCGGTTCATTACGGCCTGTCCCGAGTGTGGCAGCACTCTGATCCGGCACGAAGATGAAGCTGCTTTTTACTGTCCCAACACCACCGGATGCCCCCCCCAAATCAAAGGCCGCATTGAACACTTCATCAGCAGGAAAGCGATGGAAATCAATGCAGCGGAAGCTACCATAGATCTGCTATTCCGAAAAGGGCTGGTGAGTGACGTATCAGATCTCTATACACTCCGTATCGGGCAGATCGCCGAACTGGAAAGATTTGGGGAGAAGTCGGCCCGCAAGCTGATCCAAAGCATCATGAATTCCAGGAAAGTACCCTTCCCCAGAGTGCTTTATTCACTGGGAATCAGATATGTGGGGGAAACCGTGGCCCGAAAACTTGCTGAAGCATTTCTAAGTATGGATGCCTTGATGAAAGCCGGTCAGGATAGTCTTGAGCAGGTAGATGAGATCGGAGAACGCATTGCGAAATCAATCCTCTCCTATTTCAGTGATGAGAAGAACCGGCAGTTGGTGGAAAGGCTTAAATCGGCAGGTCTGCAGATGGAAATGAAGAGCATGGCCGGACCCTCCAGTGAGATCCTGAAGGGAAAATCCTTTGTTATATCCGGAATTTTCAGCGGCCACTCCCGGGAAGAACTCAAAAAGATAATCGAGCAGAATGGCGGAAAAAATAGTGGCTCCATCAGTGCCAAAACCGATTACCTTCTGGCTGGCGAGAATATGGGACCCGGCAAATACCAGAAAGCGCAGAATCTGGGAATACCCATAATTTCGGAAGAACAGTTCATGGACATGTTAACTCGATAA
- a CDS encoding trypsin-like peptidase domain-containing protein produces MKAIVLHIQVLLLLLLATGSLPLAGQLQFSGKALGLNSGLKAAEVMYVLPPVDPLEIEAEKELNRISHSKPLRFAVERPVNLTPETHGSWSHEAGLLVWRVHILSPEAYSLGLVFADYELMPGVKLFVYDPFMKEVKGAFTSGNNKPSRIMPVGHIQGEELLIEMQVPEGMHNYGDLELESLSHAFLKTGFQSSEADDCPAGEFGCSQKCEIDVNCTEGDDWWRVKPSVVRIYTTNFFCTGVLVNNTSYDGTPYVITAEHCLNSQYYADRSVFQFNYESAACFGENGPLDMSLEGATMIAHGDSIDFSLIELAHTPPPSYGVYYAGWDRTRFQTNSTVTLHHPFGDVKKISLDEDIPSIPLQPGDVPYSGLEDYHYFSFWWVKQWDVGSTEGGSSGGPLFNQARRVIGILSGGNAACGDSIDYNYETGRTIYNPAPNYDDYFTQFGMAWDYEASKGNALKPWLDPVNSGVEVLGGYNPSGTEPVEEALAQKFRVFPNPAGELFYITTREPLREKGRYSVVNLSGAFLIHGELDREGRAEIHTSVLPPGLYLIRIEADDHREHHKLLVSGR; encoded by the coding sequence ATGAAAGCTATCGTTCTGCATATCCAGGTGCTTTTGCTGCTGCTACTTGCGACGGGGAGCCTGCCGCTTGCGGGACAGCTCCAGTTTTCGGGGAAGGCTTTGGGGCTTAACTCCGGCCTGAAAGCCGCAGAAGTCATGTATGTCCTTCCGCCCGTGGATCCGCTGGAGATTGAAGCTGAAAAGGAGTTGAACAGGATCAGCCACTCCAAGCCCCTGCGCTTTGCGGTTGAACGCCCGGTGAACCTGACTCCCGAGACTCATGGAAGCTGGAGTCATGAGGCAGGTCTCCTTGTCTGGCGAGTGCATATATTGTCGCCCGAAGCCTACTCTCTGGGGCTGGTTTTTGCTGACTATGAGCTGATGCCGGGTGTGAAACTTTTTGTGTATGATCCTTTCATGAAAGAAGTAAAAGGGGCCTTTACTTCGGGCAATAACAAACCTTCCCGTATCATGCCGGTGGGACATATTCAGGGTGAGGAGCTGCTGATTGAAATGCAGGTACCCGAAGGGATGCATAATTATGGGGATCTGGAGCTGGAATCTCTGTCACATGCCTTTCTGAAAACAGGTTTTCAGTCTTCTGAAGCGGATGACTGTCCGGCCGGGGAGTTCGGGTGTTCGCAGAAATGTGAGATCGATGTGAATTGCACGGAGGGGGATGACTGGTGGAGGGTCAAGCCTTCCGTAGTAAGGATATACACTACCAATTTTTTCTGCACCGGAGTTCTTGTGAACAATACTTCCTACGACGGGACCCCCTATGTGATCACGGCCGAGCACTGCCTGAACAGTCAGTATTATGCGGATCGTTCTGTTTTCCAGTTTAACTACGAGAGCGCAGCCTGTTTCGGGGAGAACGGACCGTTGGATATGTCTCTGGAGGGGGCCACCATGATCGCACACGGGGATAGTATTGATTTCAGCCTGATTGAACTGGCACATACCCCGCCTCCTTCCTATGGGGTCTATTATGCAGGATGGGACCGGACCCGGTTCCAGACCAATTCCACGGTTACTCTCCATCATCCCTTCGGTGATGTGAAGAAGATCTCCCTGGATGAAGATATACCCTCCATCCCGCTCCAGCCCGGGGATGTTCCTTACAGCGGCCTGGAGGACTATCACTACTTCTCCTTCTGGTGGGTCAAACAATGGGATGTGGGCTCTACCGAAGGAGGTTCTTCCGGTGGTCCGCTTTTTAATCAGGCCCGCCGTGTGATCGGTATCCTGAGCGGGGGAAATGCGGCCTGTGGCGATTCCATTGATTATAATTACGAAACGGGCCGTACCATTTACAACCCGGCCCCTAACTATGACGACTATTTCACTCAATTTGGAATGGCGTGGGACTATGAGGCGAGCAAGGGAAATGCACTGAAACCCTGGCTTGATCCTGTTAACTCAGGGGTGGAGGTCCTTGGAGGATATAATCCATCCGGCACGGAGCCTGTCGAGGAGGCATTGGCACAAAAATTCCGTGTATTCCCCAATCCGGCCGGAGAGTTATTCTATATTACAACCAGGGAGCCCCTGCGGGAGAAGGGGCGTTATAGTGTCGTAAATCTCTCGGGAGCTTTTCTGATCCATGGGGAGCTCGACAGGGAGGGCCGGGCCGAAATTCATACCTCCGTACTGCCCCCGGGCCTCTATTTGATCCGGATAGAAGCTGACGATCACCGTGAACATCATAAACTACTGGTAAGCGGCCGATGA
- a CDS encoding ABC transporter substrate-binding protein — protein MRVICMVLVPVLLFLSCVKRSDPLADRRAEDSYTRYAAGFRVFDQGSFTRVEVTDPWQQSRDVIFTYLLGPDRELIPDSLKSFPFIRTPVKRVIALSTTHVAMIEQLGTAGSIVGLSGTGFIYDPFIREGIESGAVKDVGYGQGLDFETIVELEPDVLFLYGVEGHIISVLEKLKNLGIPAVFCGEYLEAHPLGKAEWIRFFSLFYDREEQATRFFNQIDSAYSSLSARASRVIPKPNVLTGLPWKDTWYMAGGNSFAARLIQDAGGAYLWKDNPSTQALPMDLESVYLKAVDADIWINPGAANSLADILLLDERFGDLSVLGEGSVFNNNARISEGGGNDYWESGTVRPDLVLADMIRVFHPDLLPDHRFVYYRQLK, from the coding sequence ATGAGAGTTATTTGTATGGTCCTGGTGCCGGTCCTGCTGTTTTTAAGCTGCGTCAAACGGTCAGATCCTTTGGCTGACCGCAGGGCTGAGGATTCATATACCCGTTATGCTGCCGGTTTCAGAGTTTTTGATCAGGGATCCTTTACACGGGTGGAAGTGACCGACCCCTGGCAACAGAGCCGGGATGTCATTTTCACCTATTTACTGGGGCCTGACAGGGAGCTGATTCCCGATTCGCTGAAGAGTTTTCCTTTTATCAGGACTCCCGTAAAAAGAGTGATTGCGCTCTCCACGACCCATGTGGCCATGATTGAACAACTGGGAACTGCCGGATCCATTGTGGGGCTTTCCGGTACAGGATTTATTTATGACCCATTCATCAGGGAAGGAATCGAATCGGGGGCGGTGAAGGATGTGGGTTACGGACAGGGACTCGATTTTGAGACCATTGTGGAACTTGAGCCGGATGTGCTTTTTCTTTATGGTGTGGAAGGCCATATAATCAGTGTTTTGGAAAAACTTAAAAACCTGGGCATCCCAGCAGTCTTTTGCGGAGAGTACCTGGAAGCGCACCCTCTGGGTAAAGCTGAATGGATCAGGTTTTTCTCTTTGTTTTATGACAGGGAGGAACAAGCGACCCGCTTTTTTAACCAGATAGACTCTGCCTACAGCTCTCTTTCAGCCCGGGCCTCCAGGGTGATCCCCAAACCAAATGTTCTGACCGGTCTTCCATGGAAAGATACCTGGTATATGGCCGGAGGGAATAGCTTTGCCGCCAGGCTGATACAGGATGCCGGAGGGGCTTATCTCTGGAAGGACAATCCATCCACCCAGGCGCTTCCCATGGACCTGGAATCGGTTTACCTGAAAGCCGTGGACGCGGATATCTGGATCAATCCCGGTGCTGCGAACAGCCTGGCTGACATCCTCTTGCTGGACGAACGTTTCGGAGATCTGAGTGTCCTGGGGGAAGGGAGCGTTTTTAATAACAATGCCCGAATCAGCGAGGGTGGCGGAAACGACTACTGGGAGTCAGGTACGGTAAGGCCCGACTTGGTTCTGGCGGATATGATCAGGGTGTTTCATCCTGATTTATTGCCAGATCATCGCTTTGTTTACTACAGGCAATTAAAATAA
- a CDS encoding iron ABC transporter permease: MWSRSVIVLYTLGLLLILLFVLDIGLGSISISLADMLGQLIGKSVLSDQQLLILTRFRLPRVATALLAGAALPVCGLQMQTLFRNPLAGPYVLGISSGASFGAALVVLGAGATGIVGTWSLAIAAWTGAGTVMLLLLFVSYRIKDVMTILILGIMFSSGLAAIISIMQYFSQASALKSFVIWSMGSLGNVSGAQLSIMAWAILPLLLVTLVYSKVLNGLMLGEEYALSMGVRIQRTRLVIFATTSILAGTITAFCGPIGFIGIAVPHMARFLLKRSDHRVLVPASMLTGMVVMLFSDIVSRLPGTEQILPINAVTSLIGIPVLIWLVLMNRKAQSL; the protein is encoded by the coding sequence ATCTGGTCCAGAAGTGTTATTGTTCTCTATACCCTGGGGTTGCTTTTAATACTCCTGTTTGTCCTGGACATAGGCCTGGGCAGCATCTCCATAAGCCTGGCCGATATGCTGGGACAGTTAATTGGAAAATCGGTGCTTTCCGATCAGCAATTGCTCATTTTAACCAGATTCAGACTTCCACGCGTGGCGACTGCCCTGTTGGCCGGAGCTGCCCTTCCTGTATGCGGATTGCAGATGCAGACTCTCTTCCGGAATCCGCTTGCAGGCCCCTATGTGCTGGGGATTAGTTCTGGTGCAAGTTTTGGAGCTGCTCTGGTGGTGCTGGGTGCGGGAGCCACCGGTATAGTGGGCACCTGGAGTCTGGCCATTGCCGCCTGGACCGGAGCGGGGACTGTGATGCTGCTTCTCTTGTTTGTCTCTTACAGGATTAAGGATGTGATGACCATCCTGATCCTGGGCATCATGTTTTCAAGCGGATTAGCTGCCATCATCAGTATCATGCAGTATTTCAGCCAGGCTTCGGCCCTGAAATCCTTTGTGATCTGGAGCATGGGAAGCCTTGGAAATGTGAGCGGTGCTCAATTAAGCATCATGGCCTGGGCCATCCTTCCGCTCTTGCTGGTAACCCTGGTATACTCAAAAGTATTAAACGGCCTGATGCTGGGAGAAGAGTATGCGCTGAGCATGGGGGTGCGTATACAACGTACCCGTCTTGTTATCTTTGCGACTACCAGTATACTGGCTGGCACCATCACTGCTTTTTGCGGTCCCATCGGCTTCATAGGCATTGCAGTCCCGCATATGGCCAGATTCCTGCTGAAACGTTCCGACCACAGGGTGCTGGTACCTGCCAGTATGCTGACCGGGATGGTGGTCATGCTGTTCAGTGATATTGTTTCAAGACTGCCCGGTACGGAGCAAATCTTACCCATCAATGCGGTTACCTCACTGATTGGAATCCCGGTGCTGATCTGGCTGGTACTGATGAACAGAAAAGCTCAATCACTCTGA
- a CDS encoding ABC transporter ATP-binding protein: MNSPADPIISLDCFAIGYRKDHALLRELSLSVNRGEMVALIGRNGTGKSTLLKSMIGLMQPLEGACVFDGTPFEEYSLPQRARRISFVSSQLTQIPSLTVRELVGLGRMPHTGWMGRLSSKDKMLVQEALREVQLLPFAGRRLENLSDGERQRAMIARALVQDTPVMVLDEPTAFLDIPNTYELVRLLSRFRDSGKSIIYSTHDLETAMQCVDKMWVIHKDRVEEGAPEDLGLSGLFDVLFSSSGITFDERAGRFLFSALQKGSISLSGEQGEALIWTRSALERLGYRVDKESVLKIHISSSPGGLSWILHGKGSPLRFENLYSMARFLIQE; encoded by the coding sequence ATGAACTCCCCGGCCGATCCAATTATATCGCTCGATTGTTTTGCCATTGGTTACAGGAAGGATCATGCACTTCTGAGAGAACTGAGCCTGTCGGTCAACCGGGGTGAGATGGTCGCACTGATCGGAAGGAACGGGACAGGGAAAAGCACTCTTTTAAAATCGATGATCGGCTTAATGCAGCCTCTGGAAGGTGCTTGTGTCTTTGACGGGACCCCTTTTGAAGAATACAGTCTGCCGCAGCGAGCCAGAAGAATCAGCTTTGTCTCTTCCCAGCTCACGCAAATTCCCTCCCTGACCGTGAGAGAACTGGTTGGCCTGGGCAGAATGCCCCATACCGGATGGATGGGAAGGCTAAGCTCCAAAGATAAAATGCTGGTTCAGGAAGCTCTTCGGGAAGTGCAGCTTCTCCCCTTTGCCGGGAGACGCCTGGAGAATCTGAGTGACGGCGAAAGGCAGCGGGCCATGATTGCCCGTGCACTGGTTCAGGATACTCCGGTCATGGTCCTGGATGAGCCCACCGCTTTCCTTGATATTCCAAATACTTACGAGCTGGTCCGTCTTCTGAGCCGTTTCAGGGATAGTGGTAAATCCATTATCTACTCCACCCATGATCTGGAAACGGCCATGCAGTGTGTCGATAAAATGTGGGTTATTCACAAGGACAGGGTAGAGGAGGGTGCCCCCGAGGACCTTGGACTTTCAGGTCTGTTCGATGTCCTTTTTTCCAGTTCGGGGATCACCTTTGATGAGCGCGCCGGAAGGTTCCTCTTTTCGGCCTTGCAGAAAGGCAGTATAAGCCTGTCGGGCGAACAGGGGGAGGCCCTTATATGGACCCGCAGTGCCCTGGAAAGACTGGGATACCGGGTGGATAAGGAATCCGTTCTGAAAATACATATCAGCTCCTCACCGGGCGGGCTGTCCTGGATTTTACATGGAAAGGGAAGTCCTCTTCGCTTTGAAAACCTTTATTCCATGGCCCGGTTCTTGATACAAGAATAA
- a CDS encoding glycosyltransferase family 1 protein, with the protein MSSQYLHIISFNIPYPADYGGVIDVYYKLQALSQAGIRIILHCFQYGRKSSKELEDLCFKVYYYPRKKGIKYLLNSDPYIVITRKSNTMPKNLLGDAFPVLFEGLHTTGMLLLAIQARKKTLVRAHNIEHEYYRGLARSARNLYHKLFFLSESVKLKPYEKIVRHADHILSIAKHETRYFNKQYGNATFIPAFHRFEEVLSLPGRGTYILYHGNLGVAENSEMFLSLARESLAGLPYPVVVAGKNPSRRFRRRLSRYKNIRLHADPGDQELDSLIARAQINLLFTSQATGIKLKLLHALFMGRHCLVNPETVEGSGLEKLCTVATSDHELELQLHDLMIQPFDEEQIREREKALKEFSNRAGAEKILRLLS; encoded by the coding sequence ATGTCGTCGCAATATCTTCATATAATCTCCTTCAATATCCCCTATCCGGCCGATTACGGAGGTGTCATAGATGTTTATTATAAACTGCAGGCTCTCTCACAGGCCGGGATCCGGATTATTCTCCACTGTTTTCAATACGGGCGAAAATCTTCCAAAGAACTTGAAGATCTTTGTTTCAAAGTTTATTACTACCCCAGGAAGAAAGGGATAAAATACCTTTTGAACTCGGATCCTTATATTGTAATTACAAGAAAATCAAATACCATGCCAAAGAATCTTCTCGGAGATGCATTTCCTGTACTTTTTGAAGGACTTCATACTACCGGCATGCTGCTTCTGGCCATTCAGGCCAGGAAGAAAACCCTGGTGAGGGCACACAACATAGAGCACGAATACTACCGGGGACTGGCCCGGTCGGCCCGGAATCTCTATCATAAGCTTTTCTTCCTGTCGGAGTCCGTGAAGTTAAAACCTTATGAGAAAATAGTCCGGCATGCCGACCATATCCTTTCCATAGCCAAACATGAAACCCGATATTTTAATAAGCAGTACGGGAATGCCACATTCATCCCGGCATTTCACCGCTTTGAAGAGGTATTGTCCTTACCCGGACGGGGTACCTACATCCTCTATCATGGAAATCTGGGGGTGGCCGAGAATTCTGAGATGTTTCTATCTCTGGCCCGGGAGAGCCTGGCTGGCCTGCCTTACCCGGTAGTGGTTGCAGGAAAAAATCCTTCCCGAAGATTTCGCAGGCGTCTTTCCCGATATAAGAATATCCGGCTGCATGCGGATCCCGGGGACCAGGAACTGGACAGCCTGATTGCCCGGGCACAAATCAATCTGCTTTTCACTTCCCAGGCAACAGGAATTAAACTCAAACTGCTGCATGCACTTTTCATGGGCAGACACTGTCTGGTAAATCCGGAAACAGTCGAGGGAAGCGGACTGGAAAAACTGTGCACGGTGGCCACATCGGATCACGAACTGGAACTGCAGCTTCATGATCTTATGATTCAGCCCTTTGATGAAGAGCAGATCAGAGAAAGGGAAAAGGCCCTGAAGGAGTTTTCCAACAGAGCCGGTGCGGAAAAGATTCTCAGATTACTTTCCTAA
- a CDS encoding class I SAM-dependent methyltransferase → MKLIKYLLGAGSFKWYYRLLNDLYRTVYGRELMLHFPFYIQENESFVQRQINLVNHCLENLGDLSDKLLLEVGCGNGANCKYISTLNETVNIIGIDLNEENLEIARAHMGSSRTIFLQDDAQRLEHIEDSSIDILICIESALHYPDKNAFFNQIKRVLKPDGRFVVADILRRTGDRGRSLWWWKKTMLLHHTHENDYRNYAAGNKLNYLSSRDISPEIMKGYEGHRSWIPKENRSWAMFILLRATLAILVRLYLKELRNHKKYMVFNGVHA, encoded by the coding sequence ATGAAACTTATTAAATATTTGTTGGGTGCCGGCTCATTTAAGTGGTACTACAGGTTATTGAATGATCTTTACAGAACCGTCTATGGCAGGGAGCTGATGTTGCATTTCCCCTTCTATATTCAGGAGAATGAATCTTTTGTTCAACGGCAGATCAATCTGGTAAATCATTGCCTTGAAAATCTGGGTGATTTGTCAGATAAACTTCTGCTGGAGGTGGGTTGCGGAAACGGTGCAAACTGCAAATATATCTCCACATTAAATGAAACGGTAAACATCATTGGGATTGATCTGAATGAAGAGAATCTGGAGATCGCCAGGGCGCATATGGGAAGCTCCAGAACAATATTCCTCCAGGATGATGCCCAAAGACTGGAACATATCGAGGATTCTTCGATCGATATTCTTATCTGCATTGAAAGTGCCTTGCATTATCCGGATAAGAATGCTTTTTTTAATCAGATCAAAAGGGTTCTGAAACCAGACGGCAGATTTGTGGTGGCGGATATCCTGCGGCGAACGGGAGATCGCGGAAGGTCGCTATGGTGGTGGAAAAAGACCATGTTGCTGCACCATACCCACGAAAATGATTACCGGAACTATGCCGCCGGAAACAAGCTGAACTATCTTTCATCCAGAGACATAAGCCCTGAAATTATGAAAGGGTATGAGGGGCACAGGAGCTGGATACCAAAGGAAAACCGAAGCTGGGCCATGTTTATCCTGCTAAGGGCAACCCTGGCCATCCTGGTCAGGCTTTACCTGAAGGAGCTTCGGAACCATAAAAAATATATGGTGTTTAACGGAGTTCATGCTTAA